DNA from Felis catus isolate Fca126 chromosome B3, F.catus_Fca126_mat1.0, whole genome shotgun sequence:
gtctctcacactctgtctctctctctctcaaaaataaataaagattaaaaaatttttaaaaattatcagggGATCCAATAATGACAGGATTTAATGACGCATGATTAAATGCACACTTACAATGTACTTCACAACAATTCTGTGAAGGAAGTAGTATTCATTCCTATTTAACAAGTGAGGGAATTTGACGCTTTCAAATGACAAATAACTTACCCAGAAGCAGCAAAGACAGAAACCCAGCATGCACCTGAAGTCCAAAGCCTCTCAACCACTACAATAATATGGTATTTCACTTATCAGAAAACAATGCAAACTCACTGAGTGactaaagaattatttttcttctctggggCTAATGTGagttttaaatgagattaaaGATGTTAACGCACTTGGAAAAGTAAGATACTGTAACATACAAGGTTTAGTTTAATTCAGTATATTAAGATCCTGCCCAAATAAAAGCCCGCAATACTATACAAATGGCAACTCTGCGTGTAACAAATGTCCACCCTTATGATTCAAGATACCCCAGTCCACTCAATATACAGTTCTCATTCATCACAGGCTTTAAAAGACTATTTAATCACATACAATTGAACATAAATAGACCAGGAAGCTGTATATAACACTCCCTACCACTCATGTTGGTTAAAAGAGTACTTTGTACAAATAAGGATGTAGAACACAAAGGGTGGGAATTACACCAAAATATTAGCAGAGTATATCTGGGTGTATGCGTTTCTGGACTTTGCGAATCGTCTAGGGCAGTGCTTCTCCCACTCTAATATCTTTGTCCCTTCACGGCAGCCAGTTCCCAGCAGACAGCCGACACTCAGACAGGCTGGAAGAGCAACCGAAGGAATGGAACCTCCCGAGAAAGGGCACTGTCGATGGAAACTGGAACGCATGCACGCCCAGCCCGATGACCAGCAGTAACAGGTGTTTTCCATCTCCGATCTGTGATTCATTCTGCACAGCTGCGGGCACACAGAGGTGTCAGCGGCTCCTGGAATACCGCGCCCCACACGCCGAAGTGCACAGGGTTCCGGGCGCCTGGGCGgccacagagggagacacacctCGGCGACAACCTGGATCCACACAAAAAAGAGGCCCTGCCACCTTAAAAATATTACTGCCTGACTGCAAAGAACAAGAAGCTCGGTGGCTTGTGCCTACGCCCCTTGCTCCTCGCCGCACCTTCCTTTCTAGTTTTCAAGTAATCTATTGAGGGTGAGTCTGCATGCGTCTGGTTGCTGGCGGACCCCCTccctaaatacacacacacacgcacacgcgcgcgcgcgcacacacacacacacacacacacacacactctccttcCCCCATCGGTCTCTTGCAGACAAGGCGCGTCTCCGAGGGTTGGGTTGAATGGGAGAGAACGGGGCCGTCTTTGTCATTAATCCTCCCCTCCTTCGGGCGAGCCAAGCTTCTTCCGGGTCAGCGACAATCACCGCCACCCCAATCAGGCCCGCGGTCCCCTATCCCGCTAGTCCCGTGCGCGCGAGGGCCAGGTCGCCACCGCCCGCAGGTtgcgggaggggaggagggcgaggaggaggaggaggaggagggcgggcggcgcgggagagggggagggaaggagggagggaggggacggcaatccgaggaggaggaggaggagagagcagcCTCCCGCAGCTGGCGAGGAGAATGGGAGTGCGGGGCGCCAGACCGCCGCGGGGTGTCACGGCCGCGGCCGAGCTCGGCAGGCGCGGAGCAGGCGCCCGCCGCTTTTAAAGCCGGgagggcgcggcggcggcggcggcggcggcgggcggatCGCGGCGCGCGCGGGGCGCCGGGCGGCGGCCGGATGGAGAGGAAGGGCTCGGCGGCCGCGGCCAAGGGGAACCCGAGCCCGCCCGCGGCTGGCGAGGCGCagcggccgccgccgccactgTGCGTCCCGGgcggtggtggcggcggcggcggcggggtcCCGACGCGCGGCCAGGTTGGGGCGGCGGCCGAGCCCGCCGAGTTCATCCGGCGGGCGCACGAGTTCAAGAGCCAAGGGGCGCAGTGCTACAAGGACAAGAAATTCCGCGAAGCCATAGGCAAATACCACAGGGCGTTGCTGGAGCTGAAGGGGCTGCTGCCGGCGCCCGCGGAGCAGGAGCGGGACTCGCGCGCGGCCTCCCCGGCAGGGGCCCCCAACCCCGGCCGCCTCTCGGAGGAGCAGAGCAAGACGGTGGAAGCCATCGAGATCGACTGCTACAACAGCCTGGCAGGTGAGCTGCGCCGCGCCcgcgcccctcctcccctgcccgtcCGCCCCCCGCCCGGCGCCAGGCGCAGGGCCCCCCCCATCGGCTCTCGGGTCCGAGCCTACCGCTGCGGCGCGCCCGCGCTGCCCGCTTCCCCGCTGGCACCGTGCTGCTCCGGGAAGGAGAACCCGGGAGGGGGGCGCTTTGGAAAAAGTGACTTTTAGGATTATACCGTCCAAAACTCGTTGTCATCCCGTGTCCCTTCCCCCTCGTCCGTCGTAAATCTCACCTAAAAATAACTGGACACACAGAAGGGGACCCAGCTGGCCTGGTGGCGATCGCTGCTGCTACCGCTCACCAGTGGACCTGGGTCCAAATGCGGGAAGTGGCGCCCAGGGTGGGCACCCGCACCCACCGCATGCCCAGTGGCTGCCCTCCTCGGGTATCATTGGCACCAGAGCTCGCCCTCACCTTGCCCTCAACTGACCGCATCCCAAAGGCTAAGGTCCTTCCCCAAGTTCCCTTGGCCTCAGTAGCAAAGGGCAGTTTGCCACGAGCCTTCAGCATCTTGAGCAAAATGGATTCCAAAATgccactttcttctctctcagctCTGCTGGGGCCCCCGGTTGCCAGGTGAAGAGAGCGATCTCAAAGGGAAGCTAGTTCATGGTTGAGCTTGAGCTGTGTGTAACATCCTCCCTCCCTGTAGCGCTGGTCCTCTCCCCAGCTGGCTGCGGGGCCTGATTTGGAAAAAGGGGACCCTTCTGTTGGGATGAGAAGGCGAGGTATACATCCCAGAGTTCACTTTGGGGATTTAGGTCAAagtcagacatttttaaaaatttaactttggCACAGGAAAATGTGAAACctcacaaacaacaacaacaaaaacaaaaggaagagtcTGGGTCTTTCCAGGGCCTTCCTGTGAGAAGGTGGGAGATGTTGGCAGACGCGATGACCTTATATTTGAAAGGCACTCTCTACTCCTCTCTCACCCCATTTGATGGGATTTGGGCATG
Protein-coding regions in this window:
- the TTC9 gene encoding tetratricopeptide repeat protein 9A → MERKGSAAAAKGNPSPPAAGEAQRPPPPLCVPGGGGGGGGGVPTRGQVGAAAEPAEFIRRAHEFKSQGAQCYKDKKFREAIGKYHRALLELKGLLPAPAEQERDSRAASPAGAPNPGRLSEEQSKTVEAIEIDCYNSLAACLLQAELVNYERVKEYCLKVLKKEGENFKALYRSGVAFYHLGDYDKALYYLKEARTRQPTDTNVIRYIQLTEMKLSRCSQREKEAM